The genome window ATCTTTTTAAATGATGGAATATTTGTCGAGCAATATTTCTTCCAAATTCATGCTCTATCATAAATTTTCGAATTTCTTCTTTTAATGTATCATAACTTGCAACACATGGAAAGTAAGAATCTTCTTCTCTTGAATGGTGAATGGAATCAACAAATTCTGAAATTATTATTGTAATTTTTGTCAGATCTGAAAATGGAATTTTTGTTCCTTTGTATAGTTCATCTGCACATTTCGATACTATTTTTTCTAGTCGACGAACTTGATCATGATCTGCACGAAGTTGATTTGTTGCACTCATAATGTTGTCTTTCAGTATATGTTATTTAAAATCAATTATAGCTTTGTAATTATTGACTAAATTATCTTTAATTTAGGTTGACTCACTAATAGATTTAATAGTTTTATCTATTTTGAATTTGATTACAAGAGGATATGTTATTTTAATATCTAATTTAGATTATACTACAATTTTAGATAAATTAATTGAATTACAAAATTTCATAGGCATGTTATCTATTCAAGATGGATCAATCGTTTCAGTTCATGTAATATTACTTGCAGCAGTAGTAGTAATTTTTTTGGGTGTGGCTGATGAAGCATTCTTTAAAAAACAGGCATCCAGATGTCGCATTTTTGATGATTCTAAGAGTAATAGTATAGCCCCCCTTGATTGTTAAGCATATAAAAAAAGATTCAATGAAAAGAAATCATAAATCAAGTGATTCTTTGAGGCCTTTGTATCTATTTCTGATAGTTACCTCAGTAACATTAGCAGCTTCTGCAATATCACGTTGAGTCTTGTCCTCACCAGTTTTGACACAGGATAGGTATAGTGCTGCTGCAGCTAAGCCCATTGGATCCTTTCCAGCTGATACTTCATTTTCCTGTGCAAGTTTTAACACTTTCATTGCATATCTTTTTGTCTTTTCAGCAATTCCAATTCTGCTTGCAATTCTTGCAACACATTGAATTGAATCAGTTACTGGCATCTTCAAATTAAGTTCTTTGACCAATAATCTGTAACATCTTGCAATATCTTTTCTTTTGATGTTTGCTGCTGCTTCTACATCTTTTAGATTTCTTGGAGTTGCAGTATCACGACATGCAGCATAAAGTGCAGATGCCATTAAAGCTGAAATAGAACGTCCTCGAACAAGACCTTTTTCAAGTGCTTTTCTATAAATGTAAGCTGCTTTTTCAATTACTGCATCAGAAATTACTAGTTTATCTTTTAATCTGTTTAATTCACTAAATGCTTGTCTAAAGTTTCTATCAACTGGTTCATGAACTTGACTTCTACTATCCCAAGTTCTTAGTCTCTCAATTGTACTTTTCATTGATGCTGTTAGTGGTCTTCCAGATGCATCTTTGTTTACAGGATTGATAATTGTTGCAAGACCCATATCGTGCATTGTTAATGATGTTGGTGCGCCAGATCTTGCTTTATTACCGCCTTCATCCTGAGCAAAGGATCTCCATTCAGGTCCTGTCTCTTGTAGTTTTTCATTAATTACAAATCCACATTTAGAGCAGAACATTTCACCAGATTCATTATCAGTAACTAATTTACCCTGAGCACATCTTGGGCATAGTTCTTTTGTTTTGCTTACCATATTGATTCTAGGTGACTGAATTGATGTTATTTATTAATCAACAACTTTTTTCTTTAAATTTTGAGCAAAAATCGAGTCTAAAATACACAGAATAGTCATAATGGAGTTCTCCATAATAAGAGCATGAATTTTCTTTGGATTATGCCAATGCTAGTTTTCTTGTTTTTTCTAGTACCTAATTCCTACGCAGCTACAATTACTCATAATTTGGAAGGTGGTATGGATATTGAGATAACGTATCCAAATGAAATCATAGCAGGAAGAGAGTATAGTATCTCAGTTTGGATAAAAAATAACGGATGGGAAGACAAACAAGATATTTCATTAATTTTCTCTAGTCAAGACAAAGTTTTAGCTGCAGGAATATCAGATAGTATCACTATTGATAAACTTACTCAAGGTGGAACATATGGTGGAAATATTGATTTGTTAATTCCAAGTAATTCAAGTTCTGGTGTTCATTTTATTAATTTGAAATATTCTCAGGTTCATGCTACAAATAACAAAACACCTGAACCTACAATTTATCATGATATTGCAATTCCAATTGTAATAAAAAAAGATCCTACTGTAACAGTTTATACAAAAATTCCAGAGTCAATTTTTGCAAATGCTGAATTTCCAATTACAGTTGAAGTGTTATCAAAAAACATAGATATTACAGATGTTAACATAAAGATAATCACACCAAAAGATATTGAATTAAGAGGAGAAACATCACATACATTTTCAAAAATAGAAAAAAATATCCCTATTGAAATCACATCACAAATTATTACAACAAATAAAGAAGTAAATTCAGAATACAAATTACCATTTGAAATTATTGTAACATATACAGATGACATTGGGAATAAAAAAGAAGATTCGCAGACAGTTTCAGTAGTTTTACGACCTAGGACATTCATGGAATTAACTGTAGATGGTGGAATTTGGATTGGTGATTTCTTTATTGCGCCATATGTGAGTCTTGGAACAATCATAGGAATCCCTGCAGGCACGATAATCTCATTAATTATTAGAAGAAAGCAAAGTTCTAGTAAAAAGCATTCAAAAAAGAAAAAACTTTAGGATTTGAGTTTTTCTTGAATTATTTGAATATACTTGTTATTGTATTCATTAAAAAGCTGAATTTTGTCTTGAGCCAGAGCCATAGCACCAGGTCTGCTGTTAATGTGTGCTTCAGCAATTTTCTGTTTCTCTAAGAGTTTTTCAAGATTTTCTTGCGGTTGTGATTTAAGATCTTCAAGTAAAATTGTAAATTCATTTTTCAGAAGATGGTCAGTATCAGGTATTGCAGGTGGATCAGCCCCAATAATTTCTTTAGTTGTGATTTTTCCAAATACTTTTTTATTTAATTCAAGCAATAGTTGAAAATAGAATTTGAGGTATAAATTTAATTTCATTTAAGAATTTTTTACAAAAGTGAGTGCAGTGCAATCAAAAATTTTATCTTTTAATAATTTCATTAGATTTTGATGACTTATTGTATAGGCAACTGCAAAAAATACAAAGCCCTCAAACCCACACAGATTGGTAGATATGCATCTGGACAGAAAAGATACAATTATTGTGAAATATTTGTAAATTATAATGGAATTATCTGTCCTTGTTGCAACAGCCAATTAAGATGTCTTCCTAGAAGTAGAAAGGGGAAAGAAAAGTATCTGGCTCAAATTGTTAAATTTAAAAAAAATATTGCATCAAGATAAATTTTCTGTATTGAATTTTTGTAGGTTTCAATTTTATGGGAGATATTTAGAAAATCATTAGAAAGTTCTGTTTTTATTTGAGATACAATAATGTTTTCAGTTAAAGAGATTATTGTTCTGTATTAGTATATCTGACTACATTCTTTTCTTAGTTAGTTTTCTTTTTGTCCTCAGATTTTTCTGTGTTCTGCTGAAACTTCTAGATAATCTTCAGTCACATTGAGTTTGATCTCATTTTTCTTAATTTCAGAAACAATATTAATTCCAAAAATGAATCATATATTTTGTCATGTAATAGATGAAAGAAAAACAATTTCTTGTAAAAATGATTGCTGGAAATGTTGAAAATACTTTTTCCACTTCTTTTCTGAGATTGTCAATTGATCTGTTATTATCGACCCAACTAAACGTCATAGATGATATTGTTGTCAGACCTTTTTTAGAAGATTTTTTGTTAATTAATAAGATGAGTAGTTATTGTTAGAAACCAAAAATAGTTCAATCATGCCTGAAAATCAAAGTTCCGTTTATAAGAAATCAATGTATAAGCAGTCATATGGCAATTCCAGCTGATGTTGAAGAATTTGTTGAAAAACACATTAAATTAATGATTTCCCAAACGGAGACATATTTACCATTTATCAGAGTTGCATTTCCATATTCAAACAATGTTGCTGATGGTGTTTACAATCTAATAATAGGTAGTGCGCTATCGATATTTATCAATCAATTTGCAATGAAGATGAAATATCCAACTGCAGATGATTTTTCAGAATTTGGAAAAATTGCTATAAAATACAGAGATCAAGTTGATCAATTTTTTAAATAGTCTTATGCCAATTCGCCTAGAAAGTGTACAGTGTTATTAATTATAACAACTGTTCTGTCTTTTGGTACATGGTACAATTTTTTTGTGTTATTGGAAGATTGCACAATAATTTTTGAAAATGGATCTTTTAGCGATTTGTAAAGAATTCCCTTTTCGCTTACTGATTGAGACCAATGTGTTCCTTGAACAAAAGAAATTGCTTGAAACTTTACAACCTGATAAGAATGTACCATTCTAATTAATGATTAATAATTACAGTCATTAATGACTTTCCTCCAATTAATGCTGTTATAGACAAGCCAGTATTGGCAATAATGTTAATTGCAAGAGTTCCATAATGATTGCCTTCAAGGAGATTACTTGAATCAAGAGCAAATGCAGACATTGTTGTAAGGGATCCACAAAATCCTACAGCTGCAAAGAGAGAGTATCTTCCATCAAGATTCCATTGTTGTGATATTATAACAAATATACCAAGAATAAATGCCCCTAAAATATTTACAATCAAAACATTCAGAGGTAATGTGTTAAAAAGTAATGGAGATTCAGTTACTTTGTATCTTAGAAAAGCTCCCAGTACAGAGCCAACTGCAAGAAAAACATATTCTAGTCCTTTCATCTAATATGATTACAAATTAACTGATATTATTAGTGCTATTTGAAAGAATTTTGGGATAGATATGGCTAATTATTGCTAATTCAGAAAGATATGTCTATGGTTTTTATAGGTTTGATATTTTCTTCAGAATAATTGACACTGAAATTGAGATGTGAAGACTATGGTTTTGAATGTGAGTTCATTTTAGATGAAGAAAAAACCGTAGGCCTAATTGAAAAATTAAGAATGCATTTTGAAGAAGAACACGGAATCGACTATACTATAGAAGCAGTTACTCAAATGATTACCAATAGAGGGCATTCTTTAGAATCAATTAGAAAATAATCTTTAACAAATTGTTTTATTTTTAACATTTATTACGTTGTTCATTGTATATTGATTATTAAATTACTAATAAAGAAAATTTGAGGAATTTTCAGTTTATAAATTCAAGTTTTAGTTACAAAATTACCTTAAGCAATCTGTTTTTATTTCAAAAACACGTACGTGAATTAGTAGTGATAGAAAATTTTTCAAACGATTATGATGTAAAGTGTCATCTAGATACTTGCAAAACCTATCCTGCAATAACAGATTCTGAAAGGGGTGAAATTGTTTGTGGGGGATGCGGTCTTATCTTATTGCAAAATATGGCTGATGTATCATATGAAAACAACGGTTATTCTCAGAAAGATTTTATCAAACTATCAAGAACAGGCCCTGCTTCATCATTAACAATGTATGACAAAGGATTATCAACTGTGATTGGGACTAACAAAGATTCTTCAGGAAATGCATTATCTAATAAAACAAAATATGAATTCAATAGACTACGAACATGGGATCAAAGAAGCAAATCAAGAAAGACTGCTACATTAAGCAAAGCATTTACTTTGCTTCATGGAATGAAAACAAAGTTAGGTATTCCAGATAACGTTGTAGAAAATGCTGCCTACATATACAGGAAAGTAGTTAATGCTAAACTGACGAGAGGGAGAACAATGACTTCATTGATCTCGGCTTCACTATATGCAGCATGTAGAGAAAATAACATCCCAAGAACATTAGATGATATTGCAAATGCTGGAAATGTTGAAAGAAGAATACTTTCGAGAGATCTAAGAACCATAATCAAAAAATTTGGGTTGAATCTTAATCAGTATGATATTTCCTCGTTTATCTCAAAAATTTCAAACAACATGGATCTAAAAGAAAAAACTAAACGAGACGCATTTGAGATACTAAAACGATGTGAAAAGAAACAGATTACTGCTGGAAAACATCCTGTAGCACAAGCCGCTGCATCATTATACATATCATGTATAATCAATGGTGAAAAAATAAGTCAAAAAAAAATTTCAGTAGAAGCTGGAGTAAGTGATGTTACAATCAGAAACAGAGTAGACTTGATTAAGAAAACACTAAGCCTAATTGAGTGATTAATCCTAAAAAAATTCCTACAAATTAATTATAGGAGAAAATATTTTCTCAAATGATATATCTTTTAATCTGTTTACTAAATCCATTATTACACGAATTTGTTCCATTGTGATTTCTTTTAGACTTTGAATAGTTTTTTCAAGCTCTAATATTTTAGATTCTGATCTTGAATTTTCGATTTTCAAATTTGTTATCTGATCTTGAAAGTTAGAATTTTGTTGTTTTAGTCTATCATTTTCTTCTGTTAATCTTTTAATTTTTTCTGAATTAGATTCCTCTGGAAATGGATTAGGAATAGGTACGGGTTCTGGAATTTTGATTGGTTCTGGTTCTGGAGAAGGTTCAGGAATTTTTGGTGGTTCTGGTTCTTGTTCTGTTTCATATGCCATAGTAATTTGCAAGGAACTAAGAAAAAAGAGCATGACAGATAAGCCAAAAAGATACGTGGATTTCATTTTATTGTTTCACAAAAATATTAGGATTTTTTTGTATATCAATATGATTATTAATTTTATAGAATAAAAAAGAGTTACTTGTAGAAATCAGGTTCTTGATCTCTTTTTTGTTTTGGAAGATCTTCCATAACTGCTTGAACAACTTCATTGTGATTATATGTTAAATGCCTGAGAAATTTTGCAGATTCATCTGCTCTAGTCTTTTCATCAGCAAATAACATTTTTGGGCTACTCAATTCTGCCATCATTGTATTGCATTCCTGGCAAGGATCAAAATCAAGATAGAGTTTCATTGTATTCCCTCATCTTCATTAGTATTTAGACTATTTTATAGAATGAATGAGAGGTGCCTCTTTCTTTTGAGGCTTTATCTTATCTACTGCATCAATAAGATCTTGTTGCATAATTTGGATTTCTTTGACATTTTCAGGTTTACCCTCAACATATCTTTTCAGAGCAGTGAGTGCGGCTCTTTGCTATAGCAACAATTTCTGCTCCACTGAAACCGTCTGTAATCTCTACTAGTTTTGCAATATCTACATCACTATCAAGTGGTTTCTTTTTGGTATGAATCTCAAAGATATGCTTTCTTCCTTTAGAGTCAGGATTTGGAACTTTAATTATTCTATCAAATCTTCCTAATGGATTTGATTAACTACACAGCACTAGCAGTAAAGATTCAACCAGAGATTGAAAGGATTCTAGGGAATTCCGTTAATCTCCATACAGTGGTAGTTGCAATTAAACGATATTCTGATTCATTTGAAAATAAAGAACAAGTTAAAGAAGAATCAGTTTTGAAAAATGCTAGGTTGTCATTAACTGATGGAATTATGGATATTAAATTTTCAGTACAGGAATCAAATAAGATGGATCCTACTACAATTTTAAATCAATTCTCAAAGGTAACTAACAACTATAAATTTTTTAGAATGGCTGATTCCTTTAGATTTCTTATAGAAGATGTTAGACAGATTTTTAGTAATTTTTCAAATAGTGATGATGTATTTAGTACAGGTCTTGTAAAAATTAGAATCTCAATACCTAATTTTCAGAATAAATCTGATATAGTATCCTATGTTGCTGAAGTTTTACATGCTAATGGGATAGAATTAGTTAATGCATTTTTCAGCCAAGAACACATCATTATTATTTTAAACGAGAGGGATTCATTAAAAGCATATGATATCTTACATTCGGATATCATAAGAACTTAAGAAAATTTAATGATTTTAGGAGAGATTATCTTATAGCATATATTCAGTCAGGTTATGGAGAGAGCGTAATTGGCTAAAAAAAAGAAGATCGTGATTTTGGGTGGGGGTTTTGCAGGAGTAGAATGTGCTAGACAGTTAGAATCACAGTTTAAGAATAATTCTAAAATAGAACTATTAATGGTAAGTGAAGATAATTTTCTCTTATTTACACCAATGCTACCTCAAGTTGCATCTGGAATGATTGAAACTAGGCATATAGTATTGCCAATTAGGACAATATGCAAGAATACAAAATTTTATGAGGGTAGAGTAAAAAATATCGATCCTTATGGAAAACTAGTAACATTATGGGGTACAGGAGATAGAAGAAGTATCTCAATTCATTATGATTTTTTAGTGGTTGCATTAGGAAGTGAAACAAACTTTTTTGGAATGTCAGATGTTGAAAAAAATGCATATACAATGAAAACACTCAATGATGCAGTAGTATTAAGAAACAGAGTTATCGATATGCTTGAACAAGCAGAAAATGAGACTGATCCAATTCTCCGAAAAAGTTTCTTAAATTTTGTTGTGGTGGGAGGCGGTTTTGCAGGAATTGAAACTGCAGGTGAATTAATGGACCTTCTTTTAGATGCACGAAAACATTATCCAACTATTCAGAAAAAAGATCTTAGAGTAATTGTATTAGAAGCATTAGGGATGATCCTACCTGGATTTAATCAAAAATTAGCAGGTTTTGCAAAAGACAAGATGGTTGAAAGAGGAATAGACATTAGATTAAAAACTGCAGTAACTAGTTTTGATGGGAATGAAGTAACTACAAAAACAGTAGATCCAGCTCCAAACGATTCTATTGATGATGCAGTTATTGATTCTATTAGAACAAAGACTTTGATTTGGACTGCAGGAGTTACCCCTGTTAATACAATCAAGAGATCAATGTTCAAGACGGATAAGGGAAAATTAATCATTAATGATTTTCTTGAAGTTCCAGATTTTCCAGGAGTTTTTGCAATAGGAGATTGCGCATTGTTTTTAGATCCTGAAACTCAAAGGCCATTTCCTCCAACTGCTCAAATTGCAGAAGCTCAAGCAAAGGTTGCTGCTAAAAATTTGATATCTTTAATCAAAAATTCAGAGAAAAAAAAATTTGTTTATCATTCTAAGGGACAAATGGCAATTATCGGAAAAAGATCTGGGATTGCTACATTTTTAGGAATGAACATTTCAGGATTTTGGGCCTGGTTAATTTGGAGAAATGTATACCTTTCAAAAATTGCAACGCTTGATAAAAGAATACGTGTATTTCTTGATTGGACCATAGACTTGTTCTTTGATAGAGATATTTCAAGACTAAAACTAATGAAAGATAAAACTGAAAAAGAATACAAACTACTTGATGAAGTTGATGATGTTTGGTAAAATTATTTTCTAATTTTAAAAATAATTATTGTGGGTACGGCAAAATATATTCCCATATTTAATAAAATCAAACTAATTCCATAGCCTAACATTTCTTGTTCAGAATCAATATCAACATAATTCAGAATTGATAAAGAAGTCAACATGGGAGTAATGGTGACCTTTACTGCCTCTTTAAATACAGGATTTTCTCTTTCATAATCTGCAATAATAGGACTAAATGAATAATAGAAACTATCGAATGTGTTCATGAATATAGTTCCTGAGTTTGTTTGTAACAGTATGTTATCCCTAAATTCTCTTAATTGTTGAACTTGAGGAGTTAATTCAGAGCCAAAAGTTGCAGTAGCAATAAGACACCCACCACCTTCTTCAACGTCTTCATTTTTAGGAGGAGGGGGATCATTTGATAATATTTCAAAGGAGTCAATTGTTTCAATGAATCTTGGTAGTTGTGAATCAAAATCATCGACACCATTACTATAAGCAAGTGTGTAAAATTTTTCAGTATCATAAAACATAATTTCTTTAAATTTAACATCATATTGTTCATTGTTAGAAGAAAATAGTCCTTCTGCATCAGTCACATATGTCTCATATCCATTAACAATTGTTTTTTCTTGTAAAATAATATTCAAGTTTCCTGAGTCAATAGCGGATTGTATTACTATAGTTTTTTCAGTAATGAGATCATCTAAAGATTTTTGATTAGTTTCTTGTATTGTTAAAGAGATAACTGGATTTATTACACCAGTTTTTGGTCCGACTGCAACAACATCAGGAGAATTTGGTTGTGTTTTATCGGGTTGTTGCAATAACCATCCTTCAGGTACACTAAATCTGATTTCGTGTTCAGAATTTTCATATTTTTGATTACCAGTTGATTGGATAACTGAAGATTGTATACGTTCTGGTTCAGATAATTCGAGGATATTTGAAACATCAGAACGGTTAACTATGGTAGTTTTTGTAATTCTGACTTGTTCAGGATCTATTGGATTGTCTTTACTTCCTGTTTCAACTGCGGCAATTTTATCGAGTGTTTGAAAACTTTCTTCAGTTACAATTCTACCAAATACAGTGTATTGTTCATCAAGAAAATTGGAATCTTTATGGACAACAAAAAATTGAGATCCTCCGCTATTTGGATCTTGTGATCTTGCCATTGAAACAATTCCACGATTATGTTTTATTGTATTAAATTCCGCATTTACTCTTTCATCAGGACCACCAATCCCCCAAGTATCTGGATCACCACTAATTGTATTAGGATCACCACCCTGAATCATAAAACCAGGAATTATTCTATGAAAGATAGTTCCGTCATAGAATCCAGATTCAGATAATTTGATAAAGTTGGCAACATGATTTGGTGCATCATCTGAAAAAAACTCTATTACTATATTTCCAAGATTTGTTTCCAAGATAACTAATTTGTCATTATTTTGAGCAAATGTATAATTTCCAAAACTAATTAAAAGTAATAATACTGTTAATGTTAGAAAAATTTTGTTCAATAAATTTTTTTAAAATTCCTTACATAAAAGCTAATTGTATTAGTTTTTAACAAAGTCCAATAAATTATCCAACATGGAACCTGATGAAAAGATTCAGGCGCATTTAGTTTCAGTGTGGAGAGAATCTAAAAAATTCTTTTCAATAGGTGGAAGAGAAGGTATGCTATTACTTACGGATAAACATCTAATGTTTATACATAAAACAGAGGCTAAGATAAATTGGTGGAAGGCCATTACTCAAAGACAGGTGATTAATTTTATCAAATCAAAAAACACGATGATTCATCATGATGGATATGATGAAGAACAATTAATGAATGATTTAGAAGATAATAGAAATGTAGAATTATCATTTGATGATATTTCGAGTATTAGTTATCAAGAAAAAGATTGGGGAAGTTCATTATTACTAGAATATCAAAAAGATGGAAAACAAGAAAAATTCCAGTATTCTATAGCCCAAGATTGGGTAAAATATCCTGCAAAAGAGCCTACAAAGTACATGAAAGTGGACTGGGAACCTTTTGTGAAATATATTAAAGACAGACAGAAATTTACAAAGTAAAATTGGGAAAAGTTTTTGCTGTAGGTGTTGGACCTGGTTCTCCAAAATACGTTACAGAAATTGTAAAAGAAATTATATTAAATTGTGATATAATAATTGGTTACAAGTATACCATTAAAACTATCGAGCATTTGGTTGAAGGGAAAGAAATCTATGAAATTACTATGAATAATCAGGAGGAAGCATATCAAAAAATTCTTCCTGAACTTGAGGATAGGACGTTGGTAATTCCATTTACTGGAGATGTTAATTTTTCAGAATCAGAAGTAGTAGATCGATTAATAGAAGTTTTTGGGAAAGTTGAGATCATACCAGGAATTAGCTCAATTCAAGTTGCAGCTTCAAGAGCGAAGATTCCTCTTGATAAATCCAAAGTAATTACAATGCATGTTACCACCTCAATTGAGGATAAAAAATTAGAATTGCAAAAGGCCTTAATTGATGGATTTAGTGTAGTTTTGATTCCAAGGCCGTGGCCTAAACAACCAGACAAACATTTTATGCCATCTGAGATAGCAGTTTATCTCCGAAAACATGGTTTTGATACTAATAGAATAAAAGTTCATGTTTATGAGGCAATAACAACTGAAAATGAGACTGATTTCGTAGGAACTGTAAAAGATTTGGAAGGAAAAGAATTTTCCGATTTGTCTGTAATGGTGTTTAATCAGACAAGTTTAGATTCATACATAAATTATAGATGGCAATGGGAAATTTAATTTTGTTTGTTGCCTGTTCCTAGAATTACATTATCATTATTTGGAAACACATATGCTACAATTCCCATCCATTGATAATTAGGATCATATAGCCTATAGAATCCTGCATCATTTAATGTTACACTAATTGATTTTCCAGGTAGGATTTCCCCTGTTGATATTCTACCATCTGATGTATATTTATCATAACGAGATCCATAATTTTCCGTACCACTTAGAATATTGTGTGGAACAGTATCATCATTTACAATAGTAATTGTAGTTCCTGGTTGAACTGAAATTCTATCTTGTGAGAAATATCTCAATCTAAATCCATCTATAAAGCTTTGAGTTGATGTTGTATCTGATTTAACTGAACCAGTACCAATGTAAGAATCAACACCTTGCGTTGATGAGCCTTTGAGAATATGAACTGTTAATTCATTAGATTTTTTTGAATCTGTAGAAACTGGAGTTATTTTAGTTAATGTTGATAATTTTGTTGTGTAAATTATTTTGAAAGTATCATCAAGAGTTGTAATTCTGCCTGTAAAACCATAAACGGATGCATTCTTACTTTCTTCAACTAGTCTTCCAAAGAAGTTAATTGATGTATCAAACCCGTTTGAGTCTTCAATGTTTCCATTAATTCTAATATATCGACCCTCACGCAAAAACTTTCCATCTATTTTAGAGATGATAAATTCTTCATCATCTAATGTAATAAAACCATCTTCTGTAAGAAAGTTAATTGTACTTCCTTTTTGTTGTTGAGAAGACAAACCAAGATCAATTTCAGATATTCTTATAAAATCTTCACTTACGGCAAATCCAGAACCTTCCAAAAGAAATGCTTGATTCTCAGAAATTTCAGCAAATGACTCAGTTATAAAATATCCTGACGAAACAACAAGCAATGTTAGTAGAGTAATACTTGTCTGCATGATTAATTTCTTCTTAAATTTGGTTTATAATTTACTACTAAATTATTTTAGACTGAATAGGCAAATTCATAGGTAAAATCTAATAATCATAAATCCGGCATAACGACACCTTGTTCTTGAGCTAATTCTATCATGTAAAATTCAAGATAGCCACCAGTTAATAGAAGCCCAACAACAATTCCAATTTCAATTAATGTTGGTTTGATAAATGGAATTAAGTTGATCCTTTTGCTAATAGCTCTTATCAAAATAAAACTCCTAGAGATTCCAAACGAATATGCAACAAGCTCCATTAATCCAAAAGGAGATAAGAAAAGAATTGAAAGTGGTGGAATATCTTCAAGTTGGGGAGCAACAACAATTATCGAGGCAAAGGCAAATCCCGTAGACCAAGCTGAAAAAAGTCCCCATGCAACTCCAAATCCAGGGATAAACATGGGTAATGCAATAGTTACGTTGTGAGCAAAGATTCCAATAGCATCAATATCAGATATCAGTTCTTCAAACTCAGACAT of Nitrosopumilus sp. contains these proteins:
- a CDS encoding transcription initiation factor TFIIIB, which produces MIENFSNDYDVKCHLDTCKTYPAITDSERGEIVCGGCGLILLQNMADVSYENNGYSQKDFIKLSRTGPASSLTMYDKGLSTVIGTNKDSSGNALSNKTKYEFNRLRTWDQRSKSRKTATLSKAFTLLHGMKTKLGIPDNVVENAAYIYRKVVNAKLTRGRTMTSLISASLYAACRENNIPRTLDDIANAGNVERRILSRDLRTIIKKFGLNLNQYDISSFISKISNNMDLKEKTKRDAFEILKRCEKKQITAGKHPVAQAAASLYISCIINGEKISQKKISVEAGVSDVTIRNRVDLIKKTLSLIE
- a CDS encoding hemerythrin domain-containing protein; protein product: MSATNQLRADHDQVRRLEKIVSKCADELYKGTKIPFSDLTKITIIISEFVDSIHHSREEDSYFPCVASYDTLKEEIRKFMIEHEFGRNIARQIFHHLKRWKDGEDAQEPVSRYLRTYAIFLNDHLNKENKFFDDAETNVLSKEEEIEMYEQYRSVFAIVKKVEELIAEIDYLENQSWAVN
- a CDS encoding ACT domain-containing protein; its protein translation is MDLINYTALAVKIQPEIERILGNSVNLHTVVVAIKRYSDSFENKEQVKEESVLKNARLSLTDGIMDIKFSVQESNKMDPTTILNQFSKVTNNYKFFRMADSFRFLIEDVRQIFSNFSNSDDVFSTGLVKIRISIPNFQNKSDIVSYVAEVLHANGIELVNAFFSQEHIIIILNERDSLKAYDILHSDIIRT
- a CDS encoding NAD(P)/FAD-dependent oxidoreductase yields the protein MAKKKKIVILGGGFAGVECARQLESQFKNNSKIELLMVSEDNFLLFTPMLPQVASGMIETRHIVLPIRTICKNTKFYEGRVKNIDPYGKLVTLWGTGDRRSISIHYDFLVVALGSETNFFGMSDVEKNAYTMKTLNDAVVLRNRVIDMLEQAENETDPILRKSFLNFVVVGGGFAGIETAGELMDLLLDARKHYPTIQKKDLRVIVLEALGMILPGFNQKLAGFAKDKMVERGIDIRLKTAVTSFDGNEVTTKTVDPAPNDSIDDAVIDSIRTKTLIWTAGVTPVNTIKRSMFKTDKGKLIINDFLEVPDFPGVFAIGDCALFLDPETQRPFPPTAQIAEAQAKVAAKNLISLIKNSEKKKFVYHSKGQMAIIGKRSGIATFLGMNISGFWAWLIWRNVYLSKIATLDKRIRVFLDWTIDLFFDRDISRLKLMKDKTEKEYKLLDEVDDVW
- a CDS encoding CrcB family protein, with translation MKGLEYVFLAVGSVLGAFLRYKVTESPLLFNTLPLNVLIVNILGAFILGIFVIISQQWNLDGRYSLFAAVGFCGSLTTMSAFALDSSNLLEGNHYGTLAINIIANTGLSITALIGGKSLMTVIINH
- a CDS encoding DUF1059 domain-containing protein, which gives rise to MTLKLRCEDYGFECEFILDEEKTVGLIEKLRMHFEEEHGIDYTIEAVTQMITNRGHSLESIRK
- the tfb gene encoding transcription initiation factor IIB (stabilizes TBP binding to an archaeal box-A promoter; responsible for recruiting RNA polymerase II to the pre-initiation complex); the protein is MVSKTKELCPRCAQGKLVTDNESGEMFCSKCGFVINEKLQETGPEWRSFAQDEGGNKARSGAPTSLTMHDMGLATIINPVNKDASGRPLTASMKSTIERLRTWDSRSQVHEPVDRNFRQAFSELNRLKDKLVISDAVIEKAAYIYRKALEKGLVRGRSISALMASALYAACRDTATPRNLKDVEAAANIKRKDIARCYRLLVKELNLKMPVTDSIQCVARIASRIGIAEKTKRYAMKVLKLAQENEVSAGKDPMGLAAAALYLSCVKTGEDKTQRDIAEAANVTEVTIRNRYKGLKESLDL
- a CDS encoding DUF3450 domain-containing protein; the encoded protein is MAYETEQEPEPPKIPEPSPEPEPIKIPEPVPIPNPFPEESNSEKIKRLTEENDRLKQQNSNFQDQITNLKIENSRSESKILELEKTIQSLKEITMEQIRVIMDLVNRLKDISFEKIFSPIINL